In Sulfuracidifex metallicus DSM 6482 = JCM 9184, a single window of DNA contains:
- a CDS encoding RecB-family nuclease, producing MDELYVCIHNVASVQKLIDFSKVVYSFSPPIKALIMSKVGGTAAQAGIPEVMKLSYKLGKSALVLPDLKDVIELVNPDKIFLISSYASNGIDMNDLKEAKRLLIVFNGIENDFPKTEQALGDYVSLSYIKGDIGPTGMAVAFIYSSILSGVIKIDH from the coding sequence ATGGATGAGCTCTACGTTTGTATACATAACGTAGCCAGCGTGCAGAAATTGATAGACTTCTCTAAGGTAGTATATTCCTTTTCACCTCCAATAAAAGCATTAATTATGAGTAAAGTTGGAGGTACAGCGGCTCAAGCTGGAATTCCAGAGGTTATGAAATTGTCTTACAAATTAGGTAAGTCAGCTCTAGTCTTACCGGATCTAAAGGACGTAATTGAGCTAGTTAACCCAGATAAAATATTTCTTATTTCTTCATATGCTAGTAATGGAATTGACATGAACGATCTTAAAGAAGCAAAGAGGTTACTTATAGTGTTTAATGGAATAGAGAACGATTTTCCAAAGACCGAACAAGCATTAGGAGATTACGTTAGTCTATCCTATATAAAAGGAGACATAGGACCTACCGGTATGGCAGTCGCGTTTATCTATAGTAGCATCCTTTCAGGCGTTATAAAAATAGACCATTAA
- the ahcY gene encoding adenosylhomocysteinase, whose product MYKVKEIKLADQGLRQLEWAEMHMQTLMKIRERLSKEKPLAGIKISAVLHVTKETGVLVRTLHHAGAEVYLAGSNPLSTQDDVAAALASEGINVFAWKGENEKEYYENIETVAKVSPNIIMDDGGDLHALVHEKYYSTNIIGGTEETTTGVVRLKAMEEAGVLKYPVIAVNNAFTKYLFDNRFGTGQSAIDGILRATNIMIAGKIVVISGYGWVGRGIASRMRGMGARVIVTEVSPVRALEALMDGFEVMPIDKAAEIGDIFVTATGNINVIDMNNIIKMKDGAILANAGHFNVEIDVEGLKKESKQMRNIRPFTDEYLLPNGKRVYLLAEGRLVNLAAAEGHPSEVMDMSFANQALSVEYMIRNKDLKKAVYNVPEEIDNEVASLKLSVMGIKIDEMTKQQKEYSKQWKYGT is encoded by the coding sequence ATGTACAAAGTAAAGGAAATAAAACTGGCAGATCAAGGCTTAAGGCAATTGGAATGGGCAGAAATGCATATGCAAACCCTAATGAAGATCAGAGAAAGATTATCAAAGGAGAAGCCCCTTGCAGGAATTAAAATATCTGCAGTCCTTCACGTAACTAAGGAAACTGGAGTCCTTGTTAGAACTCTTCATCATGCAGGTGCAGAAGTATACTTAGCTGGCAGCAATCCGCTTTCAACTCAAGACGACGTAGCTGCAGCGTTGGCCAGCGAGGGAATAAACGTGTTTGCTTGGAAAGGAGAAAATGAAAAAGAATATTATGAAAATATAGAAACTGTAGCTAAGGTATCTCCGAACATTATCATGGATGATGGTGGAGATTTACATGCATTAGTTCATGAAAAATATTATTCTACTAACATAATAGGAGGAACCGAGGAAACAACTACTGGAGTGGTAAGGCTTAAGGCAATGGAGGAGGCAGGCGTTTTAAAGTACCCAGTAATTGCTGTGAATAATGCTTTCACTAAGTACCTTTTTGATAACAGATTTGGAACTGGACAAAGCGCCATAGATGGAATCTTACGGGCAACAAATATTATGATAGCAGGAAAAATAGTAGTCATTTCTGGATACGGCTGGGTAGGCAGAGGAATAGCAAGTAGGATGAGAGGGATGGGAGCAAGAGTAATTGTAACTGAAGTAAGTCCAGTAAGGGCTTTAGAGGCATTAATGGATGGGTTCGAAGTAATGCCCATAGACAAGGCAGCTGAGATAGGAGATATTTTTGTTACAGCTACAGGAAATATAAATGTAATTGATATGAATAATATAATAAAAATGAAAGATGGGGCTATATTAGCAAACGCAGGACACTTTAATGTGGAAATAGATGTGGAAGGACTAAAGAAAGAGAGTAAGCAAATGAGAAATATAAGACCATTTACCGATGAATATTTACTGCCTAATGGGAAGAGAGTCTACTTATTGGCTGAAGGAAGGTTAGTTAACCTTGCAGCTGCAGAAGGGCATCCAAGTGAAGTTATGGATATGAGCTTCGCCAATCAGGCATTATCTGTGGAATATATGATAAGAAATAAGGATCTAAAGAAGGCAGTATATAACGTCCCTGAAGAAATAGATAATGAAGTGGCTAGCTTAAAATTATCTGTAATGGGTATAAAAATAGATGAAATGACGAAACAACAAAAGGAGTATTCAAAACAATGGAAATATGGAACGTGA
- a CDS encoding peptidylprolyl isomerase, protein MFKDKDFLLVDYTEKVKESGEIIDTTLEEEAKKAGIYSEDKSYGPVLVILGQGDVVKGLEEALYNAEVGNEKTVEIAPEKAYGNRDNTKIKIVSLSELKRQGINPYPNMVLRLNDGGLATVKSVSGGRVILDLNHPLAGKVIVYTFKVEKVLDTQEDKVKALLGRWFKKVGDKISIDMLSEKKVKLTMPKELLLLENVQLLKYLAAKDIVKYVYPEGSVVFEEEFDSSLLK, encoded by the coding sequence ATGTTCAAGGATAAAGATTTCCTTCTTGTTGATTATACAGAAAAAGTTAAAGAGAGTGGAGAAATAATTGATACTACATTAGAAGAAGAAGCTAAGAAGGCTGGAATATATAGCGAGGATAAGAGCTATGGCCCCGTTCTTGTCATATTAGGTCAAGGCGACGTTGTTAAGGGTTTAGAAGAGGCTCTATATAATGCTGAAGTTGGGAATGAGAAAACCGTAGAAATTGCGCCAGAAAAGGCTTACGGTAACAGAGATAACACTAAGATAAAAATAGTTTCTCTATCTGAATTAAAGAGGCAGGGCATAAACCCTTACCCTAACATGGTTCTAAGGTTAAACGATGGAGGTCTTGCTACAGTTAAGAGTGTAAGCGGAGGTAGAGTTATCTTAGATCTGAATCATCCTTTGGCCGGCAAAGTCATAGTATATACGTTCAAAGTTGAGAAAGTTCTTGACACTCAAGAAGACAAAGTGAAAGCATTATTAGGTAGATGGTTCAAGAAGGTTGGAGACAAGATATCTATAGATATGTTATCAGAGAAGAAGGTAAAGCTGACTATGCCTAAGGAATTGTTGCTGTTGGAAAATGTACAGCTACTAAAATACTTGGCAGCTAAAGACATTGTAAAGTATGTTTATCCAGAAGGTTCAGTGGTCTTCGAGGAAGAATTCGATTCCTCTCTTTTAAAGTAA
- a CDS encoding NAD(P)-dependent glycerol-1-phosphate dehydrogenase, producing the protein MDLKEHIINLPRKVYIGNNILEEINTYFTQLNLGSPYLFVTGPFVGELVTKRVLESIPQNKEYEIITVKDATLDYVYATEEAAKKIGAKVIVGIGGGKSIDVAKYAAYKVNSEFVSIPTAPSHDGITSPFASIKGLGKAVSVKAKEPVAIVSDIGVISSAPRRLINAGIGDTVGKIVAVKDWKLASKLRGEYYGDYTASLALMSAKHALMCTKIIEKDVEAGVRILMEALITSGVAMGMAGSTRPASGSEHLFAHAIEIMKPDVALHGELVGIGTIMMAYLHGLRWKRIKKSLMSVGFPVRARDLGIPDEMVLKALTIAHSIRPERYTILGDRGLTWRSAEKIAQDTGVID; encoded by the coding sequence ATGGATCTGAAGGAACATATAATTAACTTGCCTAGAAAAGTCTACATCGGAAATAATATCTTAGAAGAGATAAACACCTATTTCACTCAACTTAATTTAGGTTCACCTTACTTATTCGTAACAGGACCATTTGTTGGAGAATTGGTAACAAAGAGGGTACTAGAAAGCATACCTCAAAATAAAGAGTACGAAATAATTACAGTAAAAGATGCTACATTGGATTACGTTTATGCAACAGAAGAGGCAGCAAAGAAGATAGGTGCGAAGGTAATAGTCGGTATAGGAGGAGGTAAAAGCATAGATGTAGCTAAATACGCAGCATACAAAGTAAATTCTGAATTTGTAAGTATACCTACTGCACCATCTCATGATGGAATTACCTCGCCTTTCGCTTCAATAAAGGGTCTAGGAAAGGCAGTTTCTGTAAAAGCAAAAGAACCAGTAGCTATAGTTTCAGATATAGGAGTCATAAGCTCTGCTCCTAGACGCTTAATAAATGCCGGAATAGGAGATACGGTAGGCAAGATCGTCGCAGTAAAGGACTGGAAGTTGGCTTCAAAACTTAGAGGAGAATATTACGGAGACTATACTGCGTCTTTAGCTTTAATGTCCGCTAAACATGCACTTATGTGCACCAAGATTATCGAAAAAGATGTTGAGGCGGGAGTTAGAATCCTTATGGAAGCTCTTATAACTAGCGGAGTTGCCATGGGAATGGCTGGCAGCACAAGACCTGCAAGCGGATCAGAGCATCTATTTGCTCATGCAATAGAAATTATGAAACCTGACGTTGCGCTACACGGAGAATTGGTCGGAATTGGAACCATTATGATGGCTTACCTCCATGGCTTAAGATGGAAGAGAATAAAGAAGTCTCTTATGTCAGTAGGTTTCCCTGTCAGAGCCAGAGATCTTGGAATACCAGATGAGATGGTATTGAAGGCACTTACGATTGCACATTCCATAAGGCCTGAAAGATACACTATCCTAGGAGATAGGGGTTTGACTTGGAGGTCAGCTGAAAAAATAGCACAAGACACTGGAGTTATAGATTGA